CGCCCTGCTGGTGTTCCTGGCCCCTCCCTCCTGGGAGGAGCTGGTGCGCAGACTGACCGGGCGGGGCACCGAACCGCCCGAGGTGATCGAACGCCGCCTGGATGCGGCCAAGATCGAACTGGCCGCCGAGTCGGAGTTCGACGAGACCCTGGTCAACACCTCTGTCGAGGACGTGGCGCGCGAGCTGCTAGCCTTGATGGAAGTTGTGTGATCGTTTTCGATCCCATCCCACCTTTCGGAAGGCAGAGCGTGTCCTCTTCCATCTCCACGCCCGAGGGCATCATCAACCCTCCGATCGACGAGCTCCTCGAAGCCACCGACTCGAAGTACAGCCTGGTGATCTACGCGGCCAAGCGTGCCCGCCAGATCAACGCGTACTACTCGCAGCTCGGCGAGGGCCTCCTTGAGTACGTCGGTCCCCTCGTGGACACCCATGTCCACGAGAAGCCGCTCTCGATCGCCCTGCGTGAGATCAACGCGGGTCTGCTGACGTCCGAGGCCGTTGAGGGCCCCGCGCAGTAGTATTTTCAACTTTCGGCTCACTTATCCACAGGCCCGACAGCCCGACTGTCGGGCCTGTGGTGTGTCATAGGCACGTACGAAGTCGCGTATCGAGTCAGGGGAGGCCCGGTGGGCAAGCCGAAGGTCGTGCTGGGGGTCAGTGGCGGCATCGCCGCGTACAAGGCCTGTGAGCTGCTGCGGAGACTGACGGAGTCCGGCCACGACGTCCGCGTCGTCCCCACCGAGTCGTCCCTGCACTTCGTCGGCGCCGCGACCTGGTCCGCGCTCTCCGGAAACCCCGTCTCCACGGAGGTCTGGGACGACGTCCACGAGGTCCCGCACGTCCGCATCGGCCAGCAGGCCGACCTGGTCGTCGTGGCCCCGGCGACCGCCGACATGCTGGCGAAGGCGGCCCACGGCCTCGCCGACGACCTGCTCACGAACACCCTCCTCACCGCCCGGTGTCCGGTCGTCTTCGCCCCCGCCATGCACACGGAGATGTGGGAGCACCCGGCCACCCGGGAGAACGTGGCGACGCTGCGCCGCCGCGGCGCCCTGGTCGTCGAGCCGGCCGTCGGGCGCCTCACCGGTGTCGACACGGGCAAGGGACGCCTGCCCGACCCGGCCGAGATCTTCGAGGTCTGCCGCCGCGTACTGGCCCGGGGCGTCACGGAACCCGACCTCGTGGGCCGGCACGTCGTCGTCAGCGCCGGCGGTACCCGCGAGCCCCTCGACCCGGTCCGCTTCCTCGGCAACCGCTCCTCCGGCAAGCAGGGGTACGCACTCGCCCGTACGGCCGCCGCGCGGGGCGCCCGGGTCACACTGATCGCCGCGAACACCGGTATGCCGGACCCGGCGGGCGTGGACGTCGTGCCCGTGGGGACGGCCGTCCAGCTGCGCGAGGCCGTACTGAAGGCAGCCGCCGACGCCGACGCCGTGGTGATGGCCGCGGCGGTCGCGGACTTCCGCCCGGCGGCCTACGCGACCGGGAAGATCAAGAAGAAGGACGGCGAGGACCCCGAACCCGTCACCCTGGTCAGGAATCCGGACATCCTCGCGGAGATCTCGGCCGACCGCGCCCGGACCGGTCAGGTGGTCGTCGGCTTCGCCGCCGAGACGGACGACGTCCTCGCCAACGGCCGTACGAAGTTGCGGCGCAAGGGGTGCGACCTGCTCGTCGTGAACGAGGTGGGCGAGCGCCGGACCTTCGGTTCCGAGGAGAACGAGGCTGTCGTGCTGGGCGCGGACGGCAGCGAGACCCAGGTGCCGCACGGGCCCAAGGAGGCATTGGCCGATATCGTATGGGATCTGGTCGTCAGCCGCCTGGAGTAAGTGATTCCGCCGCCCCGGCAGGCCCCGGACGCCTCTCCCGCCGCGTGCTTCGGGGCGTGGCGCCCCCTGGCGCACATCGCTCGTGATTGGGCAGAATGCCCGTGTCGCAGGTCACGACACTTCCGAGAGGCGAGACGGATGGGCCGTTGGCCGAGTGCGACCGATAAACTGTTCTTGGAAGGCACCGGGCGCAGCTCCCGAGCCGTCCGCCAATGATCAGCCAGCAGCCGCTGCAACCACAGGGAGCGTTGTGTCCCGTCGCCTTTTCACCTCGGAGTCCGTGACCGAAGGTCACCCCGACAAGATCGCTGACCAGATCAGCGACACCATCCTCGACGCGCTTCTGCGCGAAGACCCCACATCCCGCGTCGCCGTCGAGACGCTGATCACCACCGGCCTGGTGCATGTGGCCGGCGAGGTCACCACCAAGGCCTACGCGCCCATCCCGCAGCTGGTGCGCGACAAGATCCTTGAGATCGGCTACGACTCCTCGAAGAAGGGCTTCGACGGCGCCTCCTGTGGCGTGTCCGTGTCGATCGGCTCGCAGTCGCCGGACATCGCGCAGGGCGTGGACACGGCGTACGAGCAGCGTGTCGAGGGCGATGAGGACGAGCTCGACAAGCAGGGCGCCGGCGACCAGGGCCTGATGTTCGGCTACGCGACGGACGAGACCCCGGAGCTGATGCCGCTCCCGATCCACCTCGCGCACCGTCTCGCCCGCCGCCTGTCCGAGGTCCGCAAGAACGGGACGATCCCGTACCTGCGCCCCGACGGC
The DNA window shown above is from Streptomyces sp. NBC_01451 and carries:
- the rpoZ gene encoding DNA-directed RNA polymerase subunit omega gives rise to the protein MSSSISTPEGIINPPIDELLEATDSKYSLVIYAAKRARQINAYYSQLGEGLLEYVGPLVDTHVHEKPLSIALREINAGLLTSEAVEGPAQ
- the coaBC gene encoding bifunctional phosphopantothenoylcysteine decarboxylase/phosphopantothenate--cysteine ligase CoaBC, which encodes MGKPKVVLGVSGGIAAYKACELLRRLTESGHDVRVVPTESSLHFVGAATWSALSGNPVSTEVWDDVHEVPHVRIGQQADLVVVAPATADMLAKAAHGLADDLLTNTLLTARCPVVFAPAMHTEMWEHPATRENVATLRRRGALVVEPAVGRLTGVDTGKGRLPDPAEIFEVCRRVLARGVTEPDLVGRHVVVSAGGTREPLDPVRFLGNRSSGKQGYALARTAAARGARVTLIAANTGMPDPAGVDVVPVGTAVQLREAVLKAAADADAVVMAAAVADFRPAAYATGKIKKKDGEDPEPVTLVRNPDILAEISADRARTGQVVVGFAAETDDVLANGRTKLRRKGCDLLVVNEVGERRTFGSEENEAVVLGADGSETQVPHGPKEALADIVWDLVVSRLE